One Dunckerocampus dactyliophorus isolate RoL2022-P2 chromosome 18, RoL_Ddac_1.1, whole genome shotgun sequence genomic region harbors:
- the dhx58 gene encoding probable ATP-dependent RNA helicase DHX58 isoform X2, which yields MSDFGLFEYQEEVVQRALRGENIIIWLPTGSGKTRAAVYVAKKHLQRRQQGKVVVLVNMLHLVDQHFSTEFVPGLAPPYKVVAVSGYSDEKDFFGKLLRDSDVVICTAQIFHNALVSTEEAKHVELSEISLLVVDECHHTHKNMVYNKIMREYLHQKMLNGATLPQILGLTASPGTGRAKCLDRAVLHVLQLCASLDSVIVTTNKSTQELNMRVPRPVKIFDIVERRPQDPFGDQLKCIMQQIHDFMKPPEDFTLRECGTQEYEADMVTLEKRGVQEYNRVLQQCAIHLRKYNDALLINDTLRMKDALRFLKDFYKLRMTTLIDSTDLFLVQLFQENRQQLKTLARDPRYENPKMAQLEATLLRILRPSVESRGILFSKTRRSTSCLMDWVLRNASLQEAGIKPAILIGTTSMTQHEQRSTIQKFRQGAVNLLIATSVAEEGLDIPECNLVVRYGLLTNEIAQQQASGRARAKDSQYSLVAQRGGREERREHVNMYLQELTAKAVAAVHQMTPSQFSEKIAELQREAVCQGRNAESEKKKKNGRYSASSVQLLCQHCLTPVARGSDFQLVENMHYVNVNPDFKLWSQGEVQHRRTGAAREDLRRLGARLRDHVQQWQLQQGVGVRDKVQEGGPAAQRGRRKLRPGDARRQDDGEEVEGRSFHRGGVQLH from the exons ATGTCAGACTTTGGACTGTTTGAGTACCAGGAGGAGGTGGTCCAGAGAGCTCTGCGAGGAGAAAACATCATCATCTGGCTGCCCACGGGGAGCGGGAAGACGCGTGCCGCCGTCTACGTGGCCAAGAAGCACCTACAGAGGAGGCAGCAGGGCAAAGTGGTGGTCCTGGTAAACatg CTTCACCTGGTGGACCAACACTTCAGCACAGAGTTTGTTCCCGGCCTGGCGCCGCCCTACAAGGTGGTGGCGGTGAGCGGTTACAGTGACGAGAAGGACTTCTTCGGCAAGCTGCTGCGAGACTCTGACGTGGTGATCTGCACAGCGCAGATCTTTCACAACGCTCTGGTCAGCACGGAGGAGGCCAAGCACGTGGAGCTCTCAG AGATCTCCCTGCTCGTTGTGGACGAGTGtcaccacacacacaagaacatgGTCTACAACAAGATCATGAGAGAATACCTGCACCAGAAGATGCTCAATGGAGCAACACTGCCTCAGATTCTTGGACTCACGGCGTCCCCGGGCACGGGCAGAGCTAAGTGTCTGGACAGAGCTGTGCTGCATGTTCTCCAG CTGTGCGCCAGCTTGGATTCTGTCATCGTTACAACCAACAAGTCCACTCAGGAACTCAACATGAGAGTACCGCGACCCGTCAAGATCTTTGACATAGTGGAAAGAAGACCCCAG GATCCCTTTGGAGATCAGCTGAAGTGCATCATGCAGCAGATCCATGACTTCATGAAACCCCCAGAGGACTTCACGCTGAGGGAATGCGGCACGCAAGAGTACGAAGCGGACATGGTCACACTGGAGAAGAGAG GAGTGCAGGAGTACAACCGCGTGCTGCAACAGTGCGCCATCCACTTGCGTAAATACAACGACGCCCTGCTCATCAACGACACGCTGCGCATGAAGGACGCCCTCAGGTTCTTGAAGGACTTCTACAAACTCAGGATGACCACCCTCATCGACTCCACCGACCTCTTCCTGGTACAACTCTTCCAAG AGAACCGACAGCAGCTGAAGACGCTGGCGAGGGACCCGCGCTACGAAAACCCCAAGATGGCCCAGCTGGAGGCCACCCTGCTGAGGATTCTCCGTCCAAGTGTGGAGTCCAGGGGGATCCTCTTCAGCAAGACGCGTAGAAGCACCAGCTGCTTGATGGACTGGGTGCTCAGGAATGCCAGCCTGCAGGAAGCGGGCATCAAGCCCGCCATCTTGATTGGCACCACCTCCATGACGCAG CACGAGCAGAGGAGCACCATCCAGAAGTTCCGCCAGGGCGCCGTCAACCTCCTTATCGCCACCAGCGTGGCCGAGGAGGGTCTGGACATCCCGGAATGCAACCTGGTGGTGCGCTACGGTCTGCTAACCAATGAGATTGCGCAGCAGCAGGCTAGCGGGCGCGCTCGAGCCAAAGACAGCCAGTACTCCCTCGTGGCCCAGCGAGGAGGGCGGGAAGAACGCCGGGAGCACGTCAACATGTACCTGCAGGAGCTGACCGCCAAGGCCGTCGCTGCGGTCCACCAGATGACCCCCAGCCAGTTTAGTGAAAAG ATAGCCGAGCTTCAGAGGGAGGCGGTTTGCCAGGGCCGTAATGCAGAAagcgagaagaagaagaagaatggtcGCTACTCTGCCTCCAGCGTGCAGCTCCTGTGTCAGCactgtttgacacctgtggcaCGTGGCAGCGACTTTCAGCTTGTGGAGAACATGCATTACGTCAACGTCAACCCCGACTTTAA GCTCTGGTCTCAGGGAGAAGTACAACATCGGCGCACAGGTGCAGCTAGAGAGGACCTTCGCCGACTGGGAGCCCGGCTGCGTGATCATGTGCAACAATGGCAGCTGCAGCAAGGAGTGGGGGTGCGAGATAAAGTACAGGAAGGTGGCCCTGCTGCCCAACGTGGCCGTCGAAAACTTCGCCCTGGAGACGCCCGGCGGCAGGACGATGGTGAAGAGGTG
- the dhx58 gene encoding probable ATP-dependent RNA helicase DHX58 isoform X1 — translation MSDFGLFEYQEEVVQRALRGENIIIWLPTGSGKTRAAVYVAKKHLQRRQQGKVVVLVNMLHLVDQHFSTEFVPGLAPPYKVVAVSGYSDEKDFFGKLLRDSDVVICTAQIFHNALVSTEEAKHVELSEISLLVVDECHHTHKNMVYNKIMREYLHQKMLNGATLPQILGLTASPGTGRAKCLDRAVLHVLQLCASLDSVIVTTNKSTQELNMRVPRPVKIFDIVERRPQDPFGDQLKCIMQQIHDFMKPPEDFTLRECGTQEYEADMVTLEKRGVQEYNRVLQQCAIHLRKYNDALLINDTLRMKDALRFLKDFYKLRMTTLIDSTDLFLVQLFQENRQQLKTLARDPRYENPKMAQLEATLLRILRPSVESRGILFSKTRRSTSCLMDWVLRNASLQEAGIKPAILIGTTSMTQHEQRSTIQKFRQGAVNLLIATSVAEEGLDIPECNLVVRYGLLTNEIAQQQASGRARAKDSQYSLVAQRGGREERREHVNMYLQELTAKAVAAVHQMTPSQFSEKIAELQREAVCQGRNAESEKKKKNGRYSASSVQLLCQHCLTPVARGSDFQLVENMHYVNVNPDFKEKYNIGAQVQLERTFADWEPGCVIMCNNGSCSKEWGCEIKYRKVALLPNVAVENFALETPGGRTMVKRWKDVPFTVEEFSFTDYCQDHFLCN, via the exons ATGTCAGACTTTGGACTGTTTGAGTACCAGGAGGAGGTGGTCCAGAGAGCTCTGCGAGGAGAAAACATCATCATCTGGCTGCCCACGGGGAGCGGGAAGACGCGTGCCGCCGTCTACGTGGCCAAGAAGCACCTACAGAGGAGGCAGCAGGGCAAAGTGGTGGTCCTGGTAAACatg CTTCACCTGGTGGACCAACACTTCAGCACAGAGTTTGTTCCCGGCCTGGCGCCGCCCTACAAGGTGGTGGCGGTGAGCGGTTACAGTGACGAGAAGGACTTCTTCGGCAAGCTGCTGCGAGACTCTGACGTGGTGATCTGCACAGCGCAGATCTTTCACAACGCTCTGGTCAGCACGGAGGAGGCCAAGCACGTGGAGCTCTCAG AGATCTCCCTGCTCGTTGTGGACGAGTGtcaccacacacacaagaacatgGTCTACAACAAGATCATGAGAGAATACCTGCACCAGAAGATGCTCAATGGAGCAACACTGCCTCAGATTCTTGGACTCACGGCGTCCCCGGGCACGGGCAGAGCTAAGTGTCTGGACAGAGCTGTGCTGCATGTTCTCCAG CTGTGCGCCAGCTTGGATTCTGTCATCGTTACAACCAACAAGTCCACTCAGGAACTCAACATGAGAGTACCGCGACCCGTCAAGATCTTTGACATAGTGGAAAGAAGACCCCAG GATCCCTTTGGAGATCAGCTGAAGTGCATCATGCAGCAGATCCATGACTTCATGAAACCCCCAGAGGACTTCACGCTGAGGGAATGCGGCACGCAAGAGTACGAAGCGGACATGGTCACACTGGAGAAGAGAG GAGTGCAGGAGTACAACCGCGTGCTGCAACAGTGCGCCATCCACTTGCGTAAATACAACGACGCCCTGCTCATCAACGACACGCTGCGCATGAAGGACGCCCTCAGGTTCTTGAAGGACTTCTACAAACTCAGGATGACCACCCTCATCGACTCCACCGACCTCTTCCTGGTACAACTCTTCCAAG AGAACCGACAGCAGCTGAAGACGCTGGCGAGGGACCCGCGCTACGAAAACCCCAAGATGGCCCAGCTGGAGGCCACCCTGCTGAGGATTCTCCGTCCAAGTGTGGAGTCCAGGGGGATCCTCTTCAGCAAGACGCGTAGAAGCACCAGCTGCTTGATGGACTGGGTGCTCAGGAATGCCAGCCTGCAGGAAGCGGGCATCAAGCCCGCCATCTTGATTGGCACCACCTCCATGACGCAG CACGAGCAGAGGAGCACCATCCAGAAGTTCCGCCAGGGCGCCGTCAACCTCCTTATCGCCACCAGCGTGGCCGAGGAGGGTCTGGACATCCCGGAATGCAACCTGGTGGTGCGCTACGGTCTGCTAACCAATGAGATTGCGCAGCAGCAGGCTAGCGGGCGCGCTCGAGCCAAAGACAGCCAGTACTCCCTCGTGGCCCAGCGAGGAGGGCGGGAAGAACGCCGGGAGCACGTCAACATGTACCTGCAGGAGCTGACCGCCAAGGCCGTCGCTGCGGTCCACCAGATGACCCCCAGCCAGTTTAGTGAAAAG ATAGCCGAGCTTCAGAGGGAGGCGGTTTGCCAGGGCCGTAATGCAGAAagcgagaagaagaagaagaatggtcGCTACTCTGCCTCCAGCGTGCAGCTCCTGTGTCAGCactgtttgacacctgtggcaCGTGGCAGCGACTTTCAGCTTGTGGAGAACATGCATTACGTCAACGTCAACCCCGACTTTAA GGAGAAGTACAACATCGGCGCACAGGTGCAGCTAGAGAGGACCTTCGCCGACTGGGAGCCCGGCTGCGTGATCATGTGCAACAATGGCAGCTGCAGCAAGGAGTGGGGGTGCGAGATAAAGTACAGGAAGGTGGCCCTGCTGCCCAACGTGGCCGTCGAAAACTTCGCCCTGGAGACGCCCGGCGGCAGGACGATGGTGAAGAGGTG